In Strigops habroptila isolate Jane chromosome 7, bStrHab1.2.pri, whole genome shotgun sequence, the following are encoded in one genomic region:
- the SLC34A2 gene encoding sodium-dependent phosphate transport protein 2B, whose translation MAPWPEVEKPETNNYIGDSSKQNQNMAGKEGENHKGNVASLGNKGEIQPAFSTIALIDETRQEEEDPWALPELQDTGIKWSELDRKGKIIRVLYGIGKFIMLLGLLYMFVCSLDVLSSAFQLVGGKAAGDIFQDDSVLSNPVAGLVIGVLVTVMVQSSSTSSSIVVSMVSSTLLTVQSAIPIIMGANIGTSVTNTIVALMQAGDRNEFRRAFAGATIHDFFNWLAVFALLPIEVISGYLYHLTNVIVDSFHLESGDDAPELLKVITDPFTKLIIELDKSVINAIATNDESAKNKSLVKTWCVTETNVTLQNVTIPPSENCTSPDFCWTEGNVTWTIKNVTETEYISKCRHLFAEADLPDLAIGLILLALSLLVLCSCLVMIVKLLNSVLKGQVASVIKKTINTDFPFPFTWLAGYLAMLAGAGMTFVVQSSSVFTSAITPLVGIGVISIERSYPLTLGANIGTTTTAILAALASPGSTLKYSLQIALCHFFFNVSGIILFYPLPITRLPIRMSKTLGNITAKYRWFAIFYLLVCFFLLPLFVFGLSLAGWAVLLGVCLPLGALFIAVIVINIMQTRRPHSLPEKLQNWDFLPIWLHSLEPWDNIIMSSLAFCGKHCCGFCKCCKVNAEQEGAKDKQLKTMEVYENTIAMADEERGGRRAPAAACVEKTGTNNTAL comes from the exons ATGGCTCCCTGGCCTGAGGTGGAAAAGCCTGAAACCAATAACTATATTGGGGACTCTTCcaagcaaaaccagaacatggctgggaaagaaggagaaaatcatAAAG GCAATGTGGCTTCACTTGGAAATAAAGGGGAAATTCAACCTGCGTTTTCCACAATAGCCTTGATAGATGAGACAAGGCAAGAAGAAGAAGACCCATGGGCTCTGCCAGAACTACAGGATACTGGGATCAAGTGGTCAG aactggatagaaaaggaaaaatcattcGCGTACTCTATGGGATAGGGAAGTTTATTATGCTACTTGGATTGCTCTACATGTTCGTGTGTTCTCTGGATGTACTGAGCTCTGCTTTTCAACTGGTAGGAG GCAAAGCAGCAGGGGACATTTTTCAAGATGATTCAGTGCTGTCTAATCCTGTTGCGGGATTGGTGATTGGAGTTCTGGTGACCGTTATGGTCCAGAGCTCCAGCACTTCTTCATCCATTGTGGTCAGCATGGTGTCCTCCACAC tgctGACTGTTCAATCAGCTATTCCTATCATAATGGGGGCAAACATTGGCACGTCAGTTACAAATACGATTGTGGCACTCATGCAAGCTGGGGACAGGAATGAATTTAGAAG ggCCTTCGCTGGGGCAACAATCCATGATTTCTTTAACTGGCTCGCTGTGTTTGCACTGTTGCCCATTGAAGTTATTTCTGGCTATCTTTACCATCTCACCAATGTTATAGTTGATTCCTTTCATCTTGAAAGTGGTGATGATGCTCCTGAGCTACTAAAAGTTATCACAGACCCCTTTACAAAGCTCATCATTGAG cttgatAAGTCAGTAATAAATGCAATTGCTACAAATGATGAATcagcaaaaaacaaaagcctggTAAAGACTTGGTGTGTAACTGAAACCAATGTG ACACTGCAGAATGTCACAATTCCACCATCAGAAAACTGCACATCTCCTGACTTTTGCTGGACTGAAGGAAATGTGACATGGACCATCAAGAATGTAACTGAAACAGAATATATCAGTAAAT gcAGGCATCTCTTCGCAGAAGCAGACCTGCCTGATCTCGCCATTGGTCTCATCCTTTTGGCTTTGTCCCTGCTTGTTCTGTGCTCCTGTTTGGTGATGATCGTTAAGCTATTAAACTCTGTGCTTAAAGGACAAGTGGCAAGCGTTATCAAGAAGACAATCAACACTG atttcccatttccttttacTTGGCTAGCTGGATACCTGGCTATGCTTGCAGGGGCTGGTATGACCTTTGTTGTCCAAAGTAGCTCTGTTTTCACATCTGCTATTACACCTCTTGTTG gCATTGGCGTTATAAGCATTGAGCGCTCTTACCCCCTTACTTTAGGAGCTAACATTGGCACAACCACAACAGCTATACTTGCTGCTTTAGCAAGTCCAGGAAGTACCTTAAAATATTCATTACAG attgcCTTGTGCCACTTTTTCTTCAATGTCTCTGGGATTATTCTGTTTTACCCGCTACCTATTACCCGGCTGCCAATCCGCATGTCCAAGACCTTGGGAAACATAACAGCCAAGTACAGATGGTTTGCtatattttatcttcttgtctgcttctttcttttgcctttgtttgTATTTGGTCTGTCACTGGCAGGCTGGGCAGTCCTTTTGGGTGTTTGTCTTCCCCTGGGTGCTCTTTTTATTGCTGTGATTGTAATTAATATTATGCAGACAAGGCGACCACATTCACTGCCTGAAAAGCTCCAAAACTGGGATTTCCTACCCATCTGGCTGCACTCCTTAGAGCCCTGGGACAATATAATTATGTCTTCACTCGCCTTTTGTGGGAAACACTGCTGCGGCTTCTGCAAGTGCTGTAAAGTCAATGCAGAACAGGAGGGTGCCAAAGACAAGCAACTAAAAACTATGGAGGTTTATGAAAACACCATTGCGATGGCTGATGAAGAAAGAGGTGGAAGAAGGGCACCAGCTGCAGCTTGTGTTGAAAAAACAGGCACAAACAACACAGCCTTATAG